In one Melopsittacus undulatus isolate bMelUnd1 chromosome 4, bMelUnd1.mat.Z, whole genome shotgun sequence genomic region, the following are encoded:
- the LOC117436144 gene encoding mas-related G-protein coupled receptor member X1-like: MEDTNTTDLSLNYTYDGNWSYGEDSELPCVHTSATEMILTPFLTEICVFGMVGNGIVLWFLGFQMKRNPFTIYILNLAVADCCVLLLFFLFTLAFFNLTVICYDLKSFFPFFINFVDAVEFLCHFFVLSSLGLLTAISTERSVSVIFPIWYRCHRPKHLSGIVSGVLWASIGSFFLAFYLCFKFDEIHVTIFKSVAIAYSLILSLLMLISNASMVMRLRCGSQRRRLGKLYVAVVLNVIFFFAFGMPFSVKVFLGLSLSSILFPEKTTLVLALLNSSINPVIYFLVGSWRQRCFQGSIQAALRRVFEEKARSKEESPVPEGIPMESTAQGPAGQGEA; the protein is encoded by the coding sequence ATGGAGGACACCAACACAACAGACCTCTCTCTGAATTACACATATGATGGAAATTGGAGCTATGGGGAAGATAGTGAACTTCCATGTGTCCATACATcggccacagagatgatcctGACACCTTTTCTCACAGAGATCTGTGTCTTTGGAATGGTGGGGAATGGAATAGTCTTGTGGTTCCTGGGCTTCCAGATGAAGCGGAATCCTTTCACCATCTACATCCTAAATCTGGCTGTTGCTGACTGCTGTGTGctcctcttgttttttctgttcacattggcattttttaatttaacagtAATTTGTTATgatttgaaatctttttttcctttcttcattaattttgtaGATGCAGTTGAATTCCTGTGCCACTTCTTTGTCCTTAGCAGCCTGGGTCTCCTGACAGCCATCAGCACGGAGCGCTCTGtctctgtcatcttcccaaTCTGGTATCGCTGCCACCGCCCAAAGCACTTGTCAGGCATCGTGAGTGGGGTGCTCTGGGCCAGCATCGGCTCTTTCTTTTTGGCCTTTTATCTTTGCTTCAAATTTGATGAAATTCATGTAACAATATTTAAAAGTGTGGCCATTGCCTATTCCTTGATATTGTCATTATTGATGTTGATTTCCAACGCGTCCATGGTCATGAGGCTCCGATGTGGCTCACAAAGACGGCGCCTGGGGAAACTctatgttgctgttgtgctcaatgtcatcttcttctttgcctttgggatgCCTTTCAGTGTTAAGGTTTTCCTCGGTCTGTCCctttcaagtattttatttccagaaaaaacCACTCTggttctggctctgctgaacagcagcatcaatccAGTCATTTACTTCCTGGTGGGGAGCTGGCGGCAGCGCTGcttccaaggctccatccaagcCGCCCTGCGCAGGGTGTTTGAAGAGAAAGCgaggagcaaggaggagagcCCCGTGCCTGAGGGCATCCCCATGGAGAGCACTGCCCAaggccctgctgggcagggggaggccTGA
- the LOC115946427 gene encoding mas-related G-protein coupled receptor member X1-like, whose translation MEGTNTTDLSLNYTYDGNWSYGEDSELPCVHTSATEMILTPFLTGICIFGMVGNGIVLWFLGFQMKRNPFTVYILNLAVADCCVLLLFFLFSLAFFNLTVICYGLKSFFPFFINFVDAVEFLCHFFVLSSLGLLTAISTERSVSVIFPIWYRCHRPKHLSGIVSGVLWASIGSFILAFYLCFEFDVIHVTIFKSVAIAYSLILSLLMLISNVSMVMRLRCGSQRRRLGKLYVAVVLNVIFFFAFGMPFSVKVFLDLSVSSILFPEKTTLVLALLNSSINPVIYFLVGSCRQRRFQGSIQAALRRVFEEKARSKEESPVPEGIPMESTAQGPAGQGEA comes from the coding sequence ATGGAGGGCACCAACACAACAGACCTCTCTCTGAATTACACATATGATGGAAATTGGAGCTATGGGGAAGATAGTGAACTTCCATGTGTCCATACGTcggccacagagatgatcttGACACCTTTTCTCACAGGGATCTGTATCTTTGGAATGGTGGGGAATGGAATAGTCTTGTGGTTCCTGGGCTTCCAGATGAAGCGGAATCCTTTCACCGTCTACATCCTAAATCTGGCTGTTGCTGACTGCTGTGTGctcctcttgttttttctgttctcattgGCATTTTTCAATTTAACAGTCATTTGTTATggtttgaaatctttttttcctttcttcattaattttgtaGATGCAGTTGAATTCCTGTGCCACTTCTTTGTCCTTAGCAGCCTGGGTCTCCTGACAGCCATCAGCACGGAGCGCTCTGtctctgtcatcttcccaaTCTGGTATCGCTGCCACCGCCCAAAGCACTTGTCAGGCATCGTGAGTGGGGTGCTCTGGGCCAGCATCGGCTCTTTCATTTTGGCCTTTTACCTTTGCTTCGAATTTGATGTAATTCATGTAACAATATTTAAAAGTGTGGCCATTGCCTATTCCTTGATATTGTCATTATTGATGTTGATTTCCAACGTGTCCATGGTCATGAGGCTCCGATGTGGCTCACAGAGACGGCGCCTGGGGAAACTctatgttgctgttgtgctcaatgtcatcttcttctttgcctttgggatgCCTTTCAGTGTTAAGGTTTTCCTCGATCTGTCCGTTTCgagtattttatttccagaaaaaacCACTCTggttctggctctgctgaacagcagcatcaatccagtcatttacttcctggtggggagctgccggcagcgccgcttccaaggctccatccaagcCGCCCTGCGCAgagtgtttgaagagaaagcgaggagcaaggaggagagcCCCGTGCCTGAGGGCATCCCCATGGAGAGCACTGCCCAaggccctgctgggcagggggaggcctga